A segment of the Lycium barbarum isolate Lr01 chromosome 7, ASM1917538v2, whole genome shotgun sequence genome:
tacatacatacatatatatatatatatatacatacatggtatatatatatatatatatataccatgcaTGAGAAGTCAATGATCTGACCTTGGCCTTTccgagtgacataaggtcggtaacctccgaataacttatggaattcgtatcgagtccaaagaagtaatcgatgatgataagtaaaataatattttaagaaTCAACAAATGACAAGCcattaagatttgaaatacaaagcatgggaatggagtggatttgttatggaacgctcgtgtTTATATTctaggattcgtgccaaagaaagagggaaacgaacaccttacataccttatccgtcaagccaccacttaaagaattccttacatcgatgcttgcccttcacccgaacctatatattgagaaatacatctttaatcacactttcatcatatttccatcaacttataagcactaattatTGAAAACTaatttgggcaacatctcccctatatcatctacttcctccaaataccaaaacaactcccaaacaataccaataatatccTCAATATTttacaagataaatatgtatattttcatccaaaattctcttcaaacctcaatccataagccaacaacatcaacacaacaaactataacttttattctcataaatattcctaaatcaacgttaataaagagagagatttaatgattcataccttatctttactaaagtagcaagatcttcaatatttactttgtttccaagccaactccaacacaaaacgaaattataatcgcgactacacgttgtccggacctcgattaatactctaTAACTTGAAATTTattcaaaatcctcacttttatgtgatatGTGAGCTCTAAtgcttgctgaattttctggaatgtTTTAGGAGGTTATGATGGAGAAAAATGGGTtttttaacccttttatagtgGATAAAAGTCGgcagcactgtagcagcactgtttTTGCTCTGTCAATtgaatttgtaacgtccataattctctactccgatgtcctatcgacgagcggtttattgcgttggaaactggactcgacgaacttcattttaggattttgaaacaccttaaaactcctaatatacctggagatttacccctccaaagttgacccaaaattctatccttgattctgccaactttttttttcaaattttcgacaaacttattttctttgatttgcttggtctcagagtcttccatagcttattatataaacttaaaccctcgtaaccatgagatagGTGCATACAATCTCACATATCCTAGGAAGTCCTCCAGGTCTACACTTAAACAACTAATGCCTAATAGATCTTACATACAAAACTACGAAGTGTAACAATAAAGCTCTTACCAGTTACGAACTGAGGTATTAGAATGGAGAATTGACTCCACAAGAGAATTTTTATTCCCAAAACGAACTCCGATGTCGGAATGAGGCCGAAATTTTCGCCAAAAAAGTGAGCTTTTACAACAATGGGAAAGCTCTTTTTCAATGATTTCTATGAGGTTTTAGTTACAATGGCTGAATTAGGGAAGCTTTCAGTCGTTTGAGACTAATTTTCCGATGAAAAGCCAGAATTTTAGCCGGAAATGGGATCTGAAAAGTGGAGAAATTGAGAGCTTTGGAGggaaatatttaattttttatttcttttttagggTAATTAAAATGTTGGGGGTTGGGGGCCAAAATGTATTTTTCAAAACTTTGGAACTAGGGTTGTTAGCTTCCGCGTCTGATAATGATGACGTAATAAATGGTGGCTTATCACCAAATTCTTTCAGACTTGTGGCCTTTTGTTAAAAAAGGTTTTGATACTGGCCTTCTAGCCAACTGCCCCTAGTTAGTCGGCAAAACGGGGGTTCAGGGCTAAACTTTGATAAGAGTTTAACCAATATCCACTTGGACTCTACATTATTCTCCAGCCATGTTtaccaaaaatacaaaaaatatatagTCCACATCTTCTTCCTTTATTCTGTTTCTTCGAACACATCTACAGCATACACCATTGAACAATCACCAACTCTCTTCTATATGGTATACATTAACTTTTTCCTTTGCGGATTTTAGAGATGGAGAATTTTTGTGGTTGATCCACATCACCAACTTCAAGAGTAAACAACTCTTTCTATGCAACCAATCTGCCATAAGAAATTATTAGCTAAAGATTTTTTATGCTGGTGGGAAAAGATTCTTCCATCACACTTTTGAAATTAATGATCAAATTTAATATGATCATCTAGATAGCCATTAAAATCGCATCCAAACTTCTAGGATAACTTAATTTTAATCAAGTTAGCATCATACGAATGATACAACAGGTTTTTTCCTGTTGAGAAAAGATTATAATCTCATTATTTGGCTGATTCTACGAGACTTCTGCCATTCAATAGCCATTAGAATTACATCTGAACTTGAAGTGAATTTTAAAAGAGCTTCTAATTTCAAACAAGTTCATTTGGAAAAATATATGCAATTTGGACTTCAAAAGAATTGGAATGGTtaatttttgaatattttaaCAGGTTAGATATGAAGTAATAAATGAGGACTTGGGAGAGAGGGATAGGGATAGACGCAAATCCGGGAGAGTGAGAATGGAAGTGAAAGAGGTACGGAAGGAGTactgtttaaaaaataaaaaagaagacaaTCATAGAAAAGCTGAAAATTAGGATGGTAAGATTGGTGACTGGTTATTGCCGGTCAAATTACCTGATAGTGTAGCAAAATGATTACATGTATGTGGATATTAGTTAAACTCTACCTTGTTATAGTAGAAACACAGATATAAATTATCAATCAAGTTACTTGGTAAACATCGAAGGAGCGAGAACCTGGATACTTCATTCTACTGCTACTTCGTATATCATCAAATTTTGGCACTTGCAGAATTGGCTATAGATGACTACTTTCGATCAGTCCatgcacaaaaaaaaataaaaaaatccataCTTTCCATTTAGAACAACATCAAATTATAACTTATTTATTACATCTCCATATACTAAAAAAGAAGTACTAGTAACTAAAAAGGAGTAAGCGCTAATATCGATTTTTTGCGGCACGAAAGTATGCACAAGAAAAAACCAAGAGAAGAACAGAAGCCAAACATAACAAGTATCTTCAACTTTGTTGATGTGTCTTCAACAATATAAACCATGATTGAGTGGAAACCATAAAATCGAAAGGAAATCGGAGAAAACCAGAAAATTGCTTACATGAAGTTCTCTGGTGAAAAAATATGGAAATCGAACGGAAACCGAAAAATAGTCTTCAGCGCAGCAGAGTTGAAATCGAACAAAAAAGTGTGCACGGAGACAAACATTTATTCCAGCTCTAGCAACAGCTAGAAAGACAATCAGCAATCCAgttgatattaaaaaaaaaaaaaaaacgaaaagtaAAGCACACGCTGCAATTTTTTGGCACCACAGCCACAAAAGCAGGACTTAATTACAAGGCTCAACATTGATCTCCACACCATGAATGGTGATCAGTTCACCACCATTCCTTGGAACCAGAGTTACCGCAATAGTTTTTTCATTTTCCAACCCGATGTCCTCCAGCAGTTCAGTGATGGCCAGGTTGAAGTCAACACCCTTATCGTCAGCCTTTTCTGTTGTATGAAGGTGTGGCAAGCTGGTGTAGCTACCTGCAAACTCAACCTTGTCAAGGTCATCCGTATTCGCCGTCTTGTCTGTGTTGAGGAACACATCAAATCTTATATTCTTCGTATCATCATGTTTGACACCCTTGAATATTAGCGACTCCACCAGTTCACCTTCCTCCTGTTGGGTCCTCGACGAAACCTGCCTATTGATGGAAAAGGAAATGGCTCTATCCAGCTTCCCTGCTGGTTCGAGTGGGAATACCTCGCTGGCTTGCGGAAGTGAACCTGTATTCACTTTCCCTTCTGTGATCTTTTTTCGTGGCTTATAGCTACGCCATAGGGTGGGCATTGGTGTGTAATCGTAGCCCATCCTCTTAGTGTCCAAACAGTCTCGGATTTTCACACGGAAAGGGTTGCGTTTTTCATCGTAGAAAAAGAACTCCGAGTTCAACCAATCTTTGTCTGTGAGATCCCTTCTTGTCCCTCCTATTAGTTTCCACTCATTCCACATCCTGTCCACATTCGCGTGGTGACAATAGAAAACTGGGTCCAAAGCAGCTGAGTAGAAATTACCCATATCCTCACCGTACGACTTGATAGGTTTACCCGAATCATCTTTACCCAATTCCGAATCATGCACTGTACCAGTCCAAATGTGGACAGGAGTGTGAGGGATGTTTTCAATTGTTCCCTGTTGTTTGGATTCACGTTTACTCCCGAGAACGTAAGGCATACCAAAGAACAACCGAGGACATGGAGCATTAGTTATCATTTGACGATACATATGAGTTAAGTTATTAACCATCGTCCGTAAATCATTACGATCGACTTCGTCTCCGAAAGAACCAAGATCGAATTTGTATTTGTTCTCAGTGACTTTGGGATTACGTCTTGCATCGTATAGCGGAGAGTTTACATCTTTGTAGAACATGGGAGGAAAGAGCATGCCCTTTGGATTGTCCCAGTTCCAGTATGGTAAAGCGAAAGTTGGATCATCGATAAGTGATCCCAAGATTCTCTCATAAAAGTACAAGTACCATCTATGGAATGGGAAGAAAAGCCATGATTGATGAACTTGTAACTGTTTGCCCCCAATTGTGTAAGCACCATTGCAATAAGCACAATGAATATTAGCTTGTTGCTTGAAGCCAAGAGGGTCAGAAGGGTCTTTTTCTAGTTTCCTCATTAGACGAGTGGCTAACTCGTACTTGGCTATGTACTCGTCATCAACCGCATGAGCAGGTGGACGGACACGGAGTCTGGTGCTAAGAGGGAGTTCGTAGTATGGAATGTTGTCCAAATTTTCAGGTTTAGGGGGGCAACAATTGTATGGTACTATTATATCTTTTTCAATCAGGGCCCTCCTACAGGAACCGAGATCAGGGATTGATGTAGAAGAAGCAGAAGCCGTTAATGGTGCAAGATTAGCAGCACCATAGAGCCCTCCTAAACCAAGAAGCACACGCCTTCTATCAACATTATGAGTTCCTAATTCTTTATTTGCTAATTCAATGTCTTTATCATGCTCTGATCCCATGCATGAAACCTTGAAACTTTTGTTACATTTTCCATAGAGGAAAAGCTTAGAAGGTTTTGCAAAGAAGGATGAGTTGGGGAAGGAAGAAGAGGGAGTTTTGTTGGTGCACAATGGTAGAGTAGTAGAAGCCATTGCTGGGATGAGTGCTTTTGCTTCGAGGATTTCAACCTTTATATAGTACTCCCTCGTATTTTTCGCTTTCCAATattcaaactgcatgaatttcgcaaggcagaattttattAGGGAAGTTCGACCCTAGCAGagtattaaaaaaaattcgcaaggcaaaatTTCATAGCAAATTAGGTTTATTCGGACAAAAATTagaccttaaggcctaacttttgtaaaATCCcaacagagtaaaaaaaaaaaaaattgtcttgagAAATTTCGCAAGACAAACTTTTTCCTTAAGACAAATTCTGTCTTATAAGTGGCATAATTTTTCTTAGAGCATAACTAAATTCTGCCTTATAAGGTAGAATTTTCGCGAAACCTTGTCTtgcgaaactgtttttttttattaagcgGGAATTCGAACCCATAACTTCGGAATATTTTCGATCACTTTTTTAAACGAAagacaaaaaataaagaccagcaatttgaaactcaaaaattaaagaccaacgcctgaagggcaatccgcgcaaaaaacaATGAATGGGAAATGGACGTGAAGGCAAAATTGGTGGACTTTGACCCCTTCGATAACTTTTCTTTCATCATAATTCATCTCTTAGAAAAGTAATTTCGACATAGAAATagtatttaagaaataaaaaataaagcgATTTCAACTGAATCCACTTGGATGAAAGTTGGTCTGAAGACTGAAGAGTGATCTTTTACAGCTAAAGATCTTAGGggaaaatcaatttaaaaaatGTTTTAATATACCCCTTGAATCTAATGAAATGCTAATTGAATATTCACACCATTATCGAACCCTCCATCTTCAACTATGCAGCAATAAATTCGCTTTCCGTCGCGTAAGAAAGCTCAATAAACAATAATATATCCCAATAATAGGATCATGAACTTGGTCATCCAGAAATGGATCCAAATGTTTTCTTTTTAATCGTCAAATTTTCGAGATCCACGTGTGATTTGATCAAAATGAAATTTCTCTAACAATGTTGATTTAGGGTCCGTTTGGAAAACCACCTGGTAATTAGAATTGGGGTAGTAATTATACTGACCGGTAATTACACGGTATAGAAATTACGACGatttgtttgtttgtcataacgtaattacagtgcaATTATTCGTGTACTGTTtgattgcacaagtgtaattatacAGTTTGACAAATATgtacctttataaatgatattaaattatatattaataatcatatatttgtaactaatattgtaaaaataatTAATGTATATTTTTCTCAAATTAAAATAGTTTAATTTAAGTAATTATAAAAACTAAAAGCATATATTTTGTAAGAATCATGGACGGCATGTTTGAGAAAAagattaatatttaaaaatataatgtcATGATATGTGTGACAAAGAGTCAATCTATCAATTTTAATTGAAAAAAGAACggcatgcaatgtgaaataattAGTCAATACTACTAAAACAAATAAATTGGAACCGAAAgtataacataaattcaaaatctattttttttttaacataatactcttatgccAAATTCCAATATAACATAAACTAAGTTCCGACATAACTTAAGTaactataattcaaaagaaaaggaaaacataAGTCTACAACCCCATTTcaacaacgaaattctacttaaTGTTATCACTTGTTATATGCCAAGTTGTTAATGactcttttttgaaaaaaatattaggagGGGTAGTTTCAAAAACTAGAATAAATATGTAGTTATCCTAAATGAAGaaaattatgaaaaataaataagaaataaaaagataCTTTGTTCAGGCAAGGGTCTACATGTTTTAATGACTAAAAGTTGCATACTCTTTAAATGACTTAGCTAAGGGTCTACATGTTTTAATGACTAAAAGTTGCATACTCTTTAAAAGCTCACCTACTTGTTGTAGAAGCTTTGTTGCATTCTAGCTATGCCTTAATAGACTTTGTAGCAACTTTGTTGCATTCTAGCTATGCCTTAATAGACTCCATTAGCCTAAAAAGTTATCTGCACTATGTAAGGTTGG
Coding sequences within it:
- the LOC132603736 gene encoding polyphenol oxidase E, chloroplastic-like; protein product: MASTTLPLCTNKTPSSSFPNSSFFAKPSKLFLYGKCNKSFKVSCMGSEHDKDIELANKELGTHNVDRRRVLLGLGGLYGAANLAPLTASASSTSIPDLGSCRRALIEKDIIVPYNCCPPKPENLDNIPYYELPLSTRLRVRPPAHAVDDEYIAKYELATRLMRKLEKDPSDPLGFKQQANIHCAYCNGAYTIGGKQLQVHQSWLFFPFHRWYLYFYERILGSLIDDPTFALPYWNWDNPKGMLFPPMFYKDVNSPLYDARRNPKVTENKYKFDLGSFGDEVDRNDLRTMVNNLTHMYRQMITNAPCPRLFFGMPYVLGSKRESKQQGTIENIPHTPVHIWTGTVHDSELGKDDSGKPIKSYGEDMGNFYSAALDPVFYCHHANVDRMWNEWKLIGGTRRDLTDKDWLNSEFFFYDEKRNPFRVKIRDCLDTKRMGYDYTPMPTLWRSYKPRKKITEGKVNTGSLPQASEVFPLEPAGKLDRAISFSINRQVSSRTQQEEGELVESLIFKGVKHDDTKNIRFDVFLNTDKTANTDDLDKVEFAGSYTSLPHLHTTEKADDKGVDFNLAITELLEDIGLENEKTIAVTLVPRNGGELITIHGVEINVEPCN